One Chryseobacterium indoltheticum DNA segment encodes these proteins:
- a CDS encoding helix-turn-helix domain-containing protein → MEKSFGERLLNAIESKGFTKNSIAVKAKIHPTTLNNWITGKTKPDNIKLDIILDILNLDKNWNSLDSKSMKDFDVDKMMTENDIDIYKHVDGKFSETKRFPKEVIIITAKAGLNLQSNYYADELLDDLEKRVIYLDHDAKGRYFEIDSTGDSMNDGSIDSIADGDKLLLREVPRIYWKNKFHINKWDFTFFHYDKGFITKKIKEHNVETGDLLLESRNPDKEHYPDFWINLKECAIVTNVVEVRRQKGVYY, encoded by the coding sequence ATGGAAAAATCCTTTGGTGAAAGGCTTTTGAATGCTATTGAAAGTAAGGGCTTTACAAAGAATTCAATAGCTGTGAAAGCTAAAATTCATCCAACAACCTTAAATAATTGGATAACAGGTAAAACAAAACCAGATAATATAAAATTAGATATAATATTAGATATTCTTAATCTGGATAAGAATTGGAATTCTTTAGACTCAAAGTCAATGAAAGACTTTGATGTAGATAAGATGATGACAGAAAATGATATTGATATCTATAAACATGTTGATGGTAAATTTTCAGAAACAAAACGATTTCCTAAAGAAGTGATCATTATTACAGCAAAAGCAGGTTTGAATTTGCAATCAAATTATTATGCAGATGAATTATTAGATGATTTGGAAAAAAGAGTAATTTATTTAGATCATGATGCCAAAGGCAGATACTTTGAAATTGATAGTACCGGTGATTCTATGAATGATGGATCTATAGATTCGATTGCAGATGGTGATAAATTATTATTAAGGGAGGTTCCAAGAATATACTGGAAAAATAAGTTTCACATCAATAAATGGGATTTTACATTCTTTCATTACGATAAAGGTTTTATTACAAAAAAAATCAAAGAACATAATGTTGAAACTGGCGATCTGCTGTTAGAATCAAGAAATCCGGATAAAGAACATTATCCAGATTTTTGGATAAATTTGAAAGAATGTGCAATTGTCACAAATGTTGTTGAAGTTAGAAGACAGAAAGGAGTTTACTATTAA
- a CDS encoding YqaJ viral recombinase family protein — MLFTYSPTLEETDVIQALDFEGLETLDEVKTEAQIKREKWDKSRLTYFSGSEMDRLCGYETKDELPDGAYSYISEKVYETIFGEKYKGDIFESEDVLRGKKYELPAVRAVEKETNISFSFTGENQKFFKRGGFGATPDGLSKMYSLEIKCPNFANHNKYKRMKKGEDLKKFEKKYWYQVQSEMFVTKRDKAIFASFYVNEKTGYTDLFWIIVNKCDKTQDLIQNRVNMANVEKRRQVKTYKKPIIID, encoded by the coding sequence ATGTTATTCACTTATTCACCAACATTAGAAGAAACAGACGTTATTCAAGCCCTCGATTTTGAGGGTTTGGAAACTCTGGACGAAGTAAAGACCGAAGCGCAAATAAAGCGTGAAAAATGGGACAAATCTAGATTGACGTATTTCTCAGGTTCTGAAATGGATCGCCTTTGCGGTTATGAGACTAAAGATGAATTGCCCGATGGTGCATACTCATATATCTCTGAAAAGGTCTACGAAACTATTTTCGGTGAAAAATACAAAGGCGACATTTTCGAAAGTGAAGATGTTCTAAGAGGTAAAAAATATGAATTACCAGCAGTTAGAGCAGTTGAAAAAGAAACTAACATTTCATTCTCATTTACTGGCGAAAATCAGAAGTTTTTCAAAAGAGGCGGTTTCGGTGCAACACCTGACGGTTTGAGCAAAATGTATTCACTTGAAATTAAGTGCCCAAATTTCGCAAACCACAATAAGTATAAAAGAATGAAAAAAGGTGAAGACCTTAAAAAATTCGAGAAAAAATACTGGTATCAAGTTCAATCTGAAATGTTCGTAACAAAACGAGATAAAGCAATTTTCGCAAGCTTCTATGTGAACGAAAAAACAGGTTACACAGACCTATTTTGGATTATCGTGAATAAGTGTGACAAAACTCAAGATTTAATTCAAAACCGTGTTAACATGGCAAATGTTGAGAAAAGAAGACAAGTTAAGACCTACAAAAAACCGATAATAATTGATTAA
- a CDS encoding M1 family metallopeptidase, translated as MKKFSYSLLLVSGLAFGQFFEKGKTFTKQDTLKGSNTEFRNFWDVKKYELSVEPDFQQKSITGNNKISFEITKDISNPVFQIDLQQPMKVDVVQCSFPTPKPFKREGDFIFISSHKNFKKGEKYTIDIGYSGNPTIAKRAPWDGGWVFTKDEKGNPWMSVADEGIGASIWLPTKDIWSDEPDNGIIMKIITPKDLVGVGNGRLINKKTESNKNIFTWEVKNPINAYSIIPNIGKYVNFKDSYTGEKGKLDLDYWVIDYNLEKAKKQFQQVKPMLKAFEYWFGPYPFYEDSYKLVDAPYLGMEHQSNIAYGNGYQNGYLGRDLSGTGVGLNWDFIIIHESGHEWFANSITAKDQADMWIHEAFTNYSEVLFTENYMDKKSADMYAQGIQNNIENDVPIIGKYGVRNEGSGDMYAKGASMLHTMRQIINDDAKFRQILRGLNKDFYHQTVTTEQVEKYISEKAGFDFTTIFNQYLRTTDVPVLEYAQKGTELKFRFVNGVKNLNLPIRFGEYTISPNESWQTLKLKNSNPVEFSKNYYIRYKKI; from the coding sequence ATGAAGAAGTTTTCATACTCACTTTTATTGGTTTCCGGATTAGCTTTCGGGCAGTTTTTCGAAAAAGGTAAAACGTTTACAAAACAAGATACCTTAAAAGGTTCTAATACCGAATTCAGAAATTTCTGGGATGTAAAAAAGTATGAACTTTCTGTAGAACCCGATTTTCAGCAAAAAAGTATTACCGGAAACAATAAAATAAGTTTTGAGATTACCAAAGATATTTCAAATCCTGTTTTTCAAATCGATCTGCAACAACCGATGAAAGTTGATGTGGTACAATGCAGTTTCCCTACTCCTAAACCATTTAAAAGAGAAGGTGATTTTATATTTATTTCATCGCATAAAAACTTTAAAAAAGGAGAAAAATACACCATTGATATTGGCTATTCCGGAAATCCTACGATTGCAAAAAGAGCACCTTGGGACGGAGGCTGGGTTTTCACAAAAGATGAAAAAGGAAATCCATGGATGAGCGTTGCCGATGAAGGAATTGGTGCTTCAATATGGCTTCCTACAAAAGATATCTGGAGTGATGAACCTGATAACGGAATCATTATGAAAATTATTACTCCAAAAGATTTAGTTGGAGTCGGAAATGGAAGATTAATTAACAAAAAAACCGAAAGCAATAAAAATATTTTCACCTGGGAAGTTAAGAATCCCATCAATGCCTATTCTATCATTCCAAACATTGGAAAATATGTAAATTTTAAAGATTCTTATACCGGAGAAAAAGGAAAGCTTGATCTTGATTATTGGGTAATCGACTACAATTTGGAGAAAGCAAAAAAACAGTTTCAACAGGTAAAACCAATGCTAAAAGCTTTTGAATATTGGTTTGGCCCTTATCCTTTTTATGAAGATTCTTACAAATTGGTTGATGCACCTTATTTGGGGATGGAACATCAGAGCAATATAGCTTACGGAAATGGGTATCAGAACGGATATTTAGGAAGAGATCTTTCAGGAACAGGAGTTGGTTTAAACTGGGATTTTATCATTATTCACGAAAGCGGACACGAATGGTTTGCGAATAGTATAACAGCAAAAGATCAAGCCGATATGTGGATTCATGAAGCTTTTACCAATTATTCTGAAGTTCTTTTTACTGAAAATTATATGGATAAAAAATCTGCGGATATGTATGCGCAGGGAATTCAGAATAATATTGAAAACGACGTTCCTATTATCGGAAAATACGGCGTACGAAATGAAGGAAGCGGCGATATGTATGCAAAAGGCGCAAGTATGCTTCATACGATGAGACAGATCATTAATGACGATGCAAAATTCAGACAGATTTTAAGAGGTTTAAATAAAGATTTTTATCATCAAACCGTCACAACAGAACAAGTTGAAAAATATATTTCAGAGAAAGCAGGTTTTGACTTTACAACAATTTTCAACCAATATTTGCGTACAACCGATGTTCCTGTTTTAGAATATGCTCAAAAAGGTACAGAATTGAAATTCCGTTTTGTAAATGGTGTAAAAAACTTAAACCTTCCGATAAGATTTGGTGAATACACCATTTCACCGAATGAATCTTGGCAAACGTTGAAGCTTAAGAATTCAAATCCGGTAGAGTTTAGCAAGAACTATTATATCAGATATAAAAAGATTTAA
- a CDS encoding S8/S53 family peptidase: protein MGSINFSKQDFVKDDTRYKVAIDQGVGKGVDLIVERQDENGEYEVIQAEIKRSADEKVFVVWSEPFDGRVVSDEYKKL from the coding sequence ATGGGAAGTATAAATTTTAGCAAACAAGATTTTGTAAAAGATGATACAAGATACAAAGTAGCAATTGATCAGGGAGTGGGAAAGGGTGTAGACCTTATTGTTGAAAGACAAGATGAAAATGGTGAATATGAAGTGATTCAGGCAGAAATAAAAAGATCTGCAGACGAGAAAGTTTTCGTTGTGTGGAGTGAGCCTTTTGACGGAAGAGTAGTAAGTGACGAATATAAAAAACTGTAA
- a CDS encoding GLPGLI family protein, whose product MKKLITVFCVLMIGVFADAQNKRFTYEYRYIPDSTNTGDVKTEMMNLDVADSGSKFYSYTAYHSDSIMRVDLEKQLASTGMMNVKTDGRKGSIRYSVSKKYPKYEVFFHNRILRDQYKVADDRKIDWKIRSEKQKIGEWNTQKAETEFGGRKWAAWFTSDIPIQDGPYKFHGLPGLIVKLEDQSKSHVFNLQAVKNLTEIPKDVFSEKEILVNQKQYDKLVKEYENDPTKGLKQIQMNGMTMIMKEGTGNQMKDQEERLKEKIKKDNNRIELNQTK is encoded by the coding sequence ATGAAAAAACTAATAACCGTTTTCTGTGTATTGATGATTGGTGTTTTTGCCGATGCTCAAAACAAACGTTTTACTTACGAATACCGTTATATACCAGACTCTACCAACACAGGCGATGTAAAAACCGAAATGATGAATCTTGATGTTGCCGATTCGGGATCTAAGTTTTACAGCTATACGGCTTACCATTCCGATTCTATTATGAGAGTTGATTTGGAAAAACAGTTGGCTTCAACGGGAATGATGAATGTTAAGACGGATGGACGAAAAGGCTCCATAAGGTATTCGGTTTCCAAAAAATATCCGAAATATGAAGTCTTTTTTCATAACAGAATTTTGAGGGATCAGTATAAAGTTGCTGATGACCGAAAAATAGATTGGAAAATAAGGTCCGAAAAGCAAAAAATCGGAGAATGGAATACACAAAAAGCCGAAACTGAATTTGGTGGAAGAAAATGGGCGGCATGGTTCACTTCAGATATTCCGATTCAGGATGGTCCGTACAAATTTCATGGTCTTCCGGGTTTGATTGTGAAATTGGAAGATCAAAGCAAATCACATGTCTTTAACCTGCAGGCTGTAAAAAATCTTACGGAAATTCCAAAAGATGTGTTTAGCGAAAAGGAAATTTTAGTCAATCAAAAACAATATGACAAATTGGTTAAAGAATATGAAAATGATCCTACAAAAGGTTTAAAACAAATACAGATGAACGGTATGACAATGATTATGAAAGAGGGAACCGGTAATCAGATGAAGGATCAGGAAGAACGCCTGAAAGAAAAAATAAAAAAAGATAACAACAGAATAGAACTTAATCAAACAAAATAG
- a CDS encoding M56 family metallopeptidase encodes MEALIFYFGKVTICSGVMFLYYRLSLKDKTFHHYNRFYLLSAMLISILLPLIKVEDFTIEVNENLFVLLNKLQNLNTNKTISHDDIYFRIIFSALGLVSLYFLGKFMYGIFRIQQLKRQFKKESFEGVNFYQTNLSEAPFSYFKNLFWKNTIVINSEVGKQILKHEMVHIEQKHSIDKIFIEVLTSVFWFNPFFHIIKKEINLIHEYLADKKAVKQSDTKAFAQMLLASHFSGKPLPATSPFLSSNLKKRLKMLQKPQTKFGYARRILALPVLFTVAFAYMVNAKNKEIKEVNNEIEKAVSEIKRDTISPKNETEQIVKLQQEKISKANEKLKTQSDKLKTLSEKSKEKAAELQKIAKEKGEKSYEFELKAKELKQLSGEMDKLVDKSEIFHDGEGTIAIYKDLGFKTISPEGNSYVFKLSENGGKTVDASNDEGYKLLQKQSDLNLEQIFNSEEFKVKSGLTEEKIKSLKKATGGLMNQYGKIDRVYMSDKQVYGAPSFPNQRITPPLRKSLSLTKKEQKQLEKLSKQKAELSKKQAELSKKQAEIVGEKALNNPWIIAVDAHAPKGKYYGTSTYTELPMPPKSKILSNGATFKTNVKDMINANSAGDVKYFIDGSASSNEEMQSLDPKNIESININKTKVSGKDTGEIHIKTKQK; translated from the coding sequence ATGGAAGCTCTTATTTTTTATTTCGGAAAAGTGACAATCTGTTCGGGTGTAATGTTTTTGTATTATCGGTTGTCTTTAAAAGACAAGACCTTTCATCATTACAACAGATTTTACCTTTTGTCTGCAATGCTGATCTCGATTTTGCTGCCTCTTATTAAAGTGGAAGATTTTACGATTGAGGTAAATGAGAATCTTTTTGTATTACTTAATAAGCTACAAAATTTAAATACAAATAAAACCATAAGCCATGACGACATTTATTTTAGAATTATTTTTTCAGCTTTGGGATTGGTTTCTCTCTATTTTTTAGGGAAATTCATGTACGGGATTTTCAGAATCCAACAACTCAAAAGGCAGTTTAAAAAAGAAAGTTTTGAAGGTGTGAATTTTTACCAAACCAATCTTTCTGAAGCTCCATTCTCTTATTTCAAGAACCTTTTCTGGAAAAACACGATTGTCATCAATTCAGAAGTAGGAAAGCAGATTTTAAAGCATGAAATGGTTCATATTGAACAAAAACACTCTATCGACAAGATCTTTATAGAGGTTCTCACTTCTGTTTTTTGGTTCAATCCGTTTTTTCATATTATCAAAAAAGAAATCAATTTAATACACGAATATCTGGCTGATAAAAAAGCCGTCAAACAATCGGACACAAAAGCATTTGCGCAGATGCTTTTAGCAAGCCACTTTTCCGGAAAACCGTTGCCTGCGACCAGTCCGTTTCTAAGTTCAAACCTTAAAAAACGCCTCAAAATGTTACAAAAACCACAAACGAAATTCGGGTATGCGCGAAGAATACTTGCCTTACCGGTTTTATTCACTGTTGCATTTGCCTATATGGTTAATGCGAAAAATAAAGAAATAAAAGAAGTAAATAACGAAATTGAAAAAGCTGTTTCTGAAATTAAAAGAGATACTATCTCTCCAAAAAATGAAACAGAGCAAATTGTAAAATTGCAACAGGAAAAAATTTCAAAAGCAAATGAAAAACTGAAAACTCAGTCTGACAAGCTTAAAACTTTAAGTGAAAAATCAAAAGAAAAAGCTGCCGAACTTCAGAAAATAGCAAAAGAAAAAGGTGAAAAAAGCTATGAATTTGAACTAAAAGCTAAAGAGCTGAAACAGCTTTCCGGAGAAATGGATAAGCTCGTTGACAAAAGCGAAATTTTTCATGATGGAGAAGGGACAATAGCTATTTATAAAGATCTTGGGTTTAAAACTATTTCTCCAGAAGGTAACAGTTATGTTTTTAAATTAAGTGAAAATGGAGGAAAAACTGTTGATGCAAGTAATGACGAAGGTTATAAATTATTACAAAAGCAAAGTGATTTAAATTTGGAGCAAATTTTTAATTCGGAAGAGTTTAAAGTCAAATCAGGATTAACTGAGGAAAAAATTAAGTCACTGAAAAAAGCTACGGGCGGCCTTATGAATCAATACGGCAAGATTGATAGAGTTTACATGAGTGATAAACAAGTTTACGGTGCTCCATCTTTTCCCAATCAAAGAATTACACCTCCTTTAAGAAAATCTCTAAGTTTAACTAAGAAAGAGCAAAAACAGCTGGAAAAATTGTCAAAACAAAAAGCAGAACTTTCTAAAAAACAAGCAGAACTTTCTAAAAAACAGGCAGAAATTGTGGGGGAAAAAGCTCTAAACAATCCTTGGATAATTGCTGTTGATGCACATGCTCCAAAAGGAAAATATTATGGAACTTCTACCTACACAGAACTTCCAATGCCACCGAAAAGTAAAATTCTTTCTAATGGTGCTACTTTCAAAACAAACGTAAAAGATATGATTAATGCTAATTCTGCTGGTGATGTAAAATATTTTATCGATGGGAGTGCAAGCTCAAATGAAGAAATGCAAAGTCTTGATCCAAAGAACATCGAATCTATTAATATCAATAAAACGAAAGTTTCAGGCAAAGACACCGGAGAAATCCATATCAAAACAAAACAAAAATAA
- a CDS encoding GLPGLI family protein, whose amino-acid sequence MKKISLALLLIIGFTSFAQNRFFYDYKFIPDSTDKANVLKEIMLLDIDKSGSKYYGQEKFIADSTSQADLERQLKLSPNSISISRNDKSGMITYKVTKQYPDFKTHLFTKISSDSYKIEEDKKPEWKILPDKQKIGEYNAQKATTKYGGREWTAWFSTDLPFQDGPYKFYGLPGLIVKIEDKTGSHSLTLVGNKTIQTTTEKEMNLPQGVQLYGMGGKDIEINEAQFKKAWKAYKNDPTKNMREMMMKNTETNKVVFKTKSADGKEISDPNLVFREMEKKAKEGFKKNNNPIEPELYK is encoded by the coding sequence ATGAAAAAAATATCTTTAGCGCTGTTATTAATAATAGGATTCACAAGTTTTGCTCAAAACCGTTTTTTCTATGATTATAAATTTATTCCCGATTCTACAGACAAAGCAAACGTTTTGAAAGAAATAATGCTTTTGGATATTGATAAAAGCGGATCAAAATATTACGGTCAGGAAAAGTTTATTGCAGATTCTACTTCTCAGGCAGATTTGGAGAGACAATTAAAATTGAGTCCCAACAGCATCAGTATAAGTAGAAACGATAAATCGGGAATGATTACTTACAAGGTTACCAAACAATATCCTGATTTTAAAACTCATCTTTTCACAAAGATTTCCAGCGACAGCTATAAAATTGAAGAAGATAAAAAACCGGAATGGAAAATTCTTCCTGATAAGCAGAAAATTGGTGAATATAATGCTCAAAAAGCAACAACAAAATACGGTGGAAGAGAATGGACGGCTTGGTTTTCTACAGATCTACCTTTCCAGGACGGACCGTATAAATTCTACGGACTTCCCGGTTTGATTGTGAAAATTGAAGATAAAACAGGTTCGCATTCCCTGACTTTAGTTGGAAATAAAACGATTCAAACTACTACAGAAAAAGAGATGAATCTTCCGCAAGGAGTTCAACTTTACGGAATGGGAGGGAAGGATATTGAGATTAATGAAGCTCAGTTTAAAAAAGCCTGGAAAGCGTATAAAAACGATCCTACGAAAAATATGCGCGAGATGATGATGAAAAACACGGAAACCAATAAAGTTGTGTTTAAAACTAAATCAGCAGACGGAAAAGAAATTTCAGATCCTAATCTGGTTTTCAGAGAAATGGAGAAAAAAGCAAAAGAAGGTTTCAAAAAGAATAACAATCCTATCGAGCCGGAATTGTATAAATAA
- a CDS encoding DNA methyltransferase, with product MKTEKIQMYFEDRMKLLSRLGDKSIDIAILDPEYGINAPDMSMGSNPKRKGANQYPGVSTAKKVKGRLNQGGGKLKNRLLNKSEIDWDNAIPSPEFWKEIFRVSKNQIVFGGNYFPDLWEKGARGIGFWDKLQPWENFSQFELIWTSYDCPAFKIEHSNTGGANRETKIHPTQKPVVVYKHLLKKFAKPEDVILDTGHGSGSIIIACHDFGNKIISCDSNALHFHDSLLRVEDYVKHHTSLFQPAELLSQQTSFDY from the coding sequence ATGAAAACCGAAAAAATCCAGATGTATTTTGAAGATAGAATGAAGCTTTTATCAAGGCTAGGAGATAAGTCTATTGATATTGCGATTTTAGACCCTGAATATGGTATTAATGCGCCTGATATGTCTATGGGTTCAAATCCCAAAAGAAAAGGTGCAAATCAATATCCTGGCGTAAGCACAGCAAAGAAAGTTAAAGGTCGATTAAATCAAGGTGGCGGTAAACTTAAAAATAGATTATTGAATAAATCTGAAATAGATTGGGACAATGCAATTCCTTCGCCTGAATTCTGGAAAGAAATATTCAGGGTTTCAAAAAATCAAATTGTTTTTGGTGGCAATTATTTTCCAGATTTATGGGAAAAAGGCGCAAGAGGAATTGGTTTTTGGGATAAGTTACAGCCATGGGAGAATTTCTCTCAATTTGAACTAATATGGACTTCTTATGACTGTCCTGCTTTTAAAATCGAGCATTCAAATACTGGTGGCGCAAATAGAGAAACTAAAATACACCCAACTCAAAAACCAGTTGTAGTATATAAACATCTGCTTAAAAAATTTGCAAAGCCTGAAGATGTAATACTTGATACTGGTCATGGTTCCGGTTCTATTATTATCGCTTGTCATGATTTCGGTAATAAAATTATATCCTGTGATAGCAATGCTCTTCATTTTCATGATTCGTTACTGCGAGTTGAAGATTATGTAAAACATCATACAAGTTTATTCCAACCAGCAGAACTTTTAAGTCAGCAAACATCATTTGATTATTAA
- a CDS encoding BlaI/MecI/CopY family transcriptional regulator, with translation MIIQTLTKAEEQVMQFLWKLEKGFLKDVLDLYPEPKPHTNTVSTILKVLKDKEFVDYNVYGRQHEYFPLVTKEQYSGKTMKSLVKNYFKGSYKSAVSFLVEKNEMTVEDLEMLLSELKNKD, from the coding sequence ATGATCATCCAGACTTTAACAAAAGCAGAAGAACAGGTAATGCAGTTTTTATGGAAACTCGAAAAAGGTTTTCTTAAAGATGTTTTGGATCTTTATCCTGAACCCAAACCTCATACCAATACGGTTTCTACAATTCTGAAAGTTCTTAAAGATAAAGAGTTTGTAGATTATAATGTGTACGGAAGACAGCACGAATATTTTCCTTTGGTAACAAAAGAGCAGTATTCGGGGAAAACGATGAAGAGCCTGGTGAAAAATTATTTCAAAGGTTCTTATAAAAGTGCCGTTTCTTTTTTGGTTGAAAAAAACGAAATGACCGTTGAAGATCTTGAAATGTTATTAAGCGAACTTAAAAACAAAGACTAA
- a CDS encoding M61 family metallopeptidase: protein MKKIAISLGILAVAFVQAQSIKTSIDLVNVKDDKIAVTMEFPKMKSNDVKFHFPKTVPGTYSVDDYGRFIEGIKFLDNKGKEIAFTKVNDNTYSLKNAKALSKITYLVNDSFDEENGTDKHKAVFSPSGTDIEQGKVYLINTHGFVGYIDNMQDVPYQLIIQKPTDFYGTTALVDQDKSEATDTFTLANYAKLTDSPLMYSKPDYITFNAGGMDLVLGVYSPTGKYKAADFKENLEKMVVAQKKFLGDMNTNKKYAIMLYLAGTEGPQIKGFGALEHHESTSVVLHEMMPKEAIDEAIVDVVSHEFFHTVNPLKTHSEEIHYFDYADPKMSQHLWMYEGGTEYFANLFQIQEGLITKEQFLQRIGDKIKNSKNYDDTMPFTVMSKNILQDQYKDQYRNVYEKGTLLTMCLDIELRKLSNGEMGYRDMIRKLSQRFGENKPFKDDKLIDELVTITGYPQVKDFYNKYIAGSQPTPYAEYLAQVGVEIKKQETPPMFWFIKDPAQTGYDEKNNAFAFDDHSALSSFSKSIGFKITDQVLALDGKTINIQNAQEFISYAQSIKEGQNVTVTVLRKNGDKMDKIDLKGKAVLDKITMETLQFEANPTPAEQKLQDQWLTGKK, encoded by the coding sequence ATGAAAAAAATAGCAATAAGCTTAGGAATTCTTGCGGTGGCTTTCGTTCAAGCGCAATCTATAAAAACAAGCATCGACCTGGTGAATGTAAAAGACGATAAAATAGCCGTAACGATGGAATTTCCAAAAATGAAATCGAATGACGTGAAATTTCACTTTCCAAAAACAGTTCCCGGAACTTATTCTGTGGATGATTACGGAAGGTTTATAGAAGGAATAAAATTTTTAGACAACAAAGGAAAAGAAATCGCTTTTACCAAAGTGAATGACAATACGTATTCTCTGAAAAATGCAAAAGCATTAAGTAAAATTACGTATTTAGTAAATGACAGTTTCGATGAAGAAAATGGTACAGATAAACACAAAGCCGTATTCTCACCTTCCGGAACTGATATCGAACAGGGGAAAGTTTATTTGATTAATACGCACGGTTTTGTAGGGTATATCGATAATATGCAGGATGTTCCTTACCAATTAATAATTCAGAAGCCTACTGATTTTTACGGAACTACAGCTTTGGTTGATCAGGATAAATCTGAAGCAACCGATACTTTTACATTAGCCAATTATGCTAAACTGACAGATTCTCCTTTGATGTATTCAAAACCTGATTACATCACATTCAATGCTGGCGGAATGGATCTTGTTTTGGGTGTTTATTCTCCAACCGGAAAATATAAAGCAGCAGATTTTAAAGAAAATTTAGAAAAAATGGTCGTTGCTCAAAAGAAATTTTTGGGTGATATGAATACCAACAAGAAATATGCAATCATGCTTTATCTTGCAGGAACCGAAGGTCCTCAAATCAAAGGTTTCGGAGCATTGGAACATCACGAATCTACAAGTGTTGTGCTTCACGAAATGATGCCTAAAGAAGCGATTGACGAAGCTATTGTCGATGTAGTTTCTCATGAATTTTTCCACACCGTGAATCCTTTGAAGACGCATTCTGAAGAGATTCATTATTTTGATTATGCAGATCCTAAAATGTCTCAGCATCTTTGGATGTATGAAGGCGGAACCGAGTATTTTGCTAATTTATTCCAGATTCAGGAAGGTTTGATTACAAAAGAGCAGTTTTTACAGAGAATTGGCGATAAAATTAAAAATTCTAAAAACTACGACGATACCATGCCTTTTACGGTGATGAGTAAAAACATTCTTCAGGATCAGTATAAAGATCAGTACAGAAATGTCTACGAAAAAGGAACTCTTTTGACGATGTGTCTTGATATTGAACTGAGAAAATTATCAAACGGAGAAATGGGTTATCGCGATATGATCAGAAAATTATCTCAGAGATTTGGTGAAAACAAACCTTTTAAAGATGATAAACTGATCGACGAATTGGTAACCATTACAGGATATCCGCAGGTAAAAGATTTTTACAATAAATACATTGCAGGAAGCCAGCCAACGCCTTATGCAGAATATTTAGCTCAAGTGGGTGTAGAAATCAAGAAGCAGGAAACTCCGCCTATGTTTTGGTTTATCAAAGATCCTGCGCAAACCGGATACGATGAGAAGAACAATGCTTTTGCCTTTGATGATCACTCTGCTTTATCTTCATTCTCAAAAAGCATCGGATTTAAAATTACCGATCAGGTTCTTGCTTTAGACGGAAAAACCATCAATATTCAAAATGCTCAGGAATTTATCAGCTATGCACAATCGATCAAAGAAGGTCAAAATGTTACCGTTACCGTTCTTCGTAAAAATGGCGATAAAATGGATAAAATTGATTTGAAAGGAAAAGCTGTTTTAGATAAAATAACAATGGAAACATTACAATTTGAAGCCAATCCTACTCCTGCAGAACAGAAACTTCAGGATCAATGGTTGACCGGAAAAAAGTAA